The Coregonus clupeaformis isolate EN_2021a chromosome 8, ASM2061545v1, whole genome shotgun sequence genome has a segment encoding these proteins:
- the LOC121571280 gene encoding myotubularin-related protein 1 isoform X4 encodes MEKQSVGGGDSPVQPGVPNRNNKPRTLANSGSRQTSVETLDSPTGSHVEWCKQLIAATISSQISSITPDTASRDCKALRNGTKQVQMDEVPLVPGETIKAVAKDVMYICPFTGLVTGTLTSTDYKLYFISLERDTPFILDVNLGAISRLETISVQSHEDNTQGMEIVCKDMRSPRFAYKKDASQPEIVEVLTKHTFPLSNDLPLFAFLYKEEFPVDGWKVYDPISEYKRQRLPNESWTISKINSSYEVCDTYPALLVIPTSIKDDDLKRVVAFRARHRIPVLSWIHPESQATIVRSSQPLVGPSDRRCKEDERYLQTIMDANAQSHKLTIFDARQSSVADNNKAKDGGYESESFYPNVELNFLEIPNIHVMRESLRKLKEVVYPTIDEAHWHSAVDQTHWLEYIRVLLAGAVRIADKLESGKTSVVVHCSDGWDRTAQLTSLAMLMLDSHYRTLRGFQVLLEKEWISFGHKFAARVGHGDENHANSERSPLFIQFIDCVWQMTRQFPAAFEFNELFLITILDHLYSCLFGTFLYDSEQERVANEVQTKTVSLWSYINSQPEDFTNPFYVDYKHHVLYPLASVRHLELWTGYYVRWNPRMRPQMPVHQNLKELLFLKAELQRKVEELQREASSSHGSLSSSSEHTSSPSHSGGTPLHTTV; translated from the exons ATGGAAAAGCAGTCTGTTGGCGGTGGAGATAGCCCTGTGCAGCCGGGAGTACCGAATCGAAACAACAAGCCTCGAACGCTGGCCAACTCTGGATCGAGACAGACTAGCGTGGAGACATTGGACAG TCCTACAGGTTCTCATGTAGAGTGGTGTAAGCAGCTGATAGCAGCCACCATCTCCAGCCAGATATCATCCATAACCCCAGACACTGCATCCAGAGACTGCAAG GCTCTCAGAAACGGAACCAAGCAGGTCCAGATGGATGAGGTTCCACTGGTTCCGGGAGAGACCATCAAGGCTGTGG CCAAGGATGTGATGTACATATGTCCCTTCACTGGCTTAGTGACAGGAACCCTCACCAGCACCGACTATAAACTATACTTTATCAGCCTAGAGAGG GATACTCCGTTCATCCTGGATGTGAACCTGGGCGCGATCAGTCGCCTAGAGACCATCAGTGTCCAGAGTCATGAAGATAACACACAGGGCATGGAGATAGTCTGTAAG gaCATGCGTAGTCCAAGGTTTGCCTATAAGAAGGACGCCAGCCAACCAGAAATAGTGGAGGTTCTAACCAAACACACCTTCCCCCTATCAAATGACCTG CCCCTGTTTGCCTTCCTGTATAAGGAGGAGTTTCCTGTGGATGGATGGAAGGTGTATGATCCTATATCTGAGTACAAGAGACAG CGTCTTCCCAACGAGAGTTGGACCATCAGTAAGATTAACAGTAGTTATGAGGTGTGTGACACCTACCCTGCCCTGCTGGTCATCCCCACTAGCATCAAGGACGACGACCTCAAACGAGTTGTGGCCTTCAGGGCCAGGCACCGCATACCG GTATTGTCATGGATCCACCCGGAGAGCCAGGCCACTATAGTCCGTAGCAGTCAGCCTTTAGTGGGCCCGTCTGACCGGCGCTGTAAGGAGGACGAGCGGTACCTCCAGACCATCATGGATGCCAACGCTCAGTCTCACAAACTCACCATCTTCGACGCCCGACAGAGCAGCGTGGCAGACAACAACAAG gctaaGGATGGTGGTTATGAGAGTGAGAGTTTCTATCCCAACGTAGAACTCAACTTCCTGGAGATCCCCAACATCCACGTGATGAGAGAGTCACTGAGGAAACTAAAAGAAGTGGTCTACCCTACTATAGATGAGGCTCACTGGCACTCTGCAGTTGACCAGACACACTGGCTAGAGTACATACGG GTCCTCCTAGCGGGTGCGGTGCGTATAGCTGACAAGCTGGAGTCTGGTAAAACCTCTGTGGTGGTCCATTGTAGTGATGGGTGGGACCGGACGGCCCAGCTCACCTCTCTGGCCATGCTGATGCTGGACAGCCACTACCGCACCCTCAGGGGCTTCCAG GTACTGCTGGAGAAGGAGTGGATCAGCTTCGGACACAAGTTCGCCGCG CGTGTGGGTCATGGGGATGAGAACCATGCCAACTCGGAGAGATCACCTCTCTTCATCCAATTTATAGACTGTGTCTGGCAGATGACCCGACAG TTCCCTGCAGCGTTTGAGTTCAATGAGTTGTTCCTAATCACCATTCTGGACCACCTCTACAGCTGTCTCTTTGGTACGTTCCTCTACGACAGCGAACAGGAGAGAGTCGCCAAT GAAGTCCAGACTAAGACAGTCTCTTTATGGTCCTATATCAACAGTCAGCCAGAGGACTTCACCAACCCATTCTATGTGGACTATAAGCACCACGTCCTGTATCCTCTGGCTAGTGTTAGACACCTGGAGCTGTGGACCGGGTATTACGTACGATGGAACCCCCGTATGAGGCCACAG ATGCCAGTGCACCAGAACCTGAAGGAGTTATTGTTCCTGAAagctgagttacagaggaaggTTGAGGAGCTACAGAGAGAAGCATCTTCATCACACGGCTCTCTTTCCTCTTCATCAGAACACACATCATCACCCTCACACAGCGGGGGCACGCCCCTACACACCACCGtctga